One window from the genome of Haloprofundus halobius encodes:
- a CDS encoding CPBP family intramembrane glutamic endopeptidase has translation MSTANRSVTSAVTTVVSGTVLGVFGLGFGTLLAALILVGVLFSGVAELSPVLILVVGLVTTQGVGCFLTAIVYARYRHRLAALLSRAVGQREWLPTRRFAIPARVPSLRDLLLVVAAYVIAFVLIGTVGYAISLAGVEGASNNSAELGLENPALLLWLIPGSIFLIGPGEEVLFRGVVQGRFRERFGPAVAIGLASVVFASIHYFALSGAAGARFVTIGLLLIPAVVFGVIYELSENIVVPALVHGLYNATLFGFLYLSTLLKA, from the coding sequence ATGAGTACTGCTAACCGGTCTGTCACCTCGGCCGTGACGACGGTCGTCAGCGGGACCGTCCTCGGCGTGTTCGGTCTCGGATTCGGGACGCTTCTGGCAGCGCTCATCCTCGTCGGCGTGCTCTTCTCGGGAGTCGCCGAACTCTCGCCGGTACTCATCTTGGTGGTCGGACTGGTGACGACACAGGGAGTCGGCTGTTTTCTCACCGCAATCGTGTACGCCCGGTACCGTCACCGACTCGCAGCGCTCCTGTCGCGAGCCGTCGGCCAGCGCGAGTGGCTGCCGACGCGCCGCTTTGCCATCCCGGCCCGCGTCCCCTCGCTTCGGGACCTGCTGTTGGTCGTCGCCGCGTACGTAATCGCCTTCGTCCTCATCGGAACGGTCGGCTACGCGATCTCGCTCGCCGGCGTCGAAGGCGCCTCGAACAACAGCGCGGAGCTCGGCTTGGAGAACCCCGCCCTCCTCCTGTGGCTGATTCCTGGGTCGATTTTCCTCATCGGACCCGGCGAGGAAGTGCTGTTCCGCGGCGTCGTCCAGGGGCGGTTCCGCGAGCGGTTCGGCCCCGCCGTCGCGATTGGCCTCGCGAGCGTCGTGTTCGCGTCCATCCACTACTTCGCGCTCTCGGGAGCCGCCGGCGCACGCTTCGTCACCATCGGACTGCTTCTCATCCCTGCGGTCGTCTTCGGCGTCATCTACGAGCTTTCGGAGAACATCGTCGTCCCCGCGCTCGTCCACGGCCTGTACAACGCGACGCTGTTCGGATTTCTCTACCTGAGTACCCTGCTCAAGGCGTGA
- the tnpA gene encoding IS200/IS605 family transposase has protein sequence MKTTRHATYNLNYHIVWIPKYRQSVLVGNVATRVRDILHEIADDKGLEIIDLTVHPDYIHLFVSSPPKHAPSLLANWFKGISSRKYNHRYADHDGEKIKWARGYYAGTAGHVSSETVEKYIRRHEEDK, from the coding sequence ATGAAGACCACACGGCACGCAACGTACAACCTCAACTACCACATAGTGTGGATACCGAAGTACCGCCAATCGGTACTCGTCGGTAACGTTGCAACCCGTGTACGAGACATCCTCCACGAAATAGCCGATGACAAGGGGTTGGAGATTATCGACCTCACTGTTCACCCCGACTACATCCACCTATTCGTCAGTAGCCCGCCGAAACACGCTCCGTCACTTCTCGCCAACTGGTTCAAAGGCATCAGTTCGCGCAAATACAACCACCGCTACGCCGACCACGACGGCGAGAAAATCAAGTGGGCACGCGGCTACTACGCAGGAACAGCAGGCCACGTTTCGAGCGAGACTGTCGAGAAGTACATCCGGCGTCACGAGGAGGACAAATAG
- a CDS encoding ArsR family transcriptional regulator → MIPETEPVPEDETNEGETAFDTWRALQRATDKKRADILTDIVGHPVGAPSVEELDYMNPPLSDDSIRRHLNTLTDVDVVRVREFKPGSRIRGYPYQFFELTPEARDLFDRNGLFPEDAWKRQYAAVEKTSRIKELESMPRPDI, encoded by the coding sequence ATGATACCGGAGACAGAGCCGGTACCCGAGGACGAAACCAACGAGGGTGAAACAGCGTTCGACACGTGGCGTGCACTCCAGCGAGCGACTGATAAAAAACGTGCAGACATTCTCACAGATATCGTCGGTCATCCGGTGGGCGCACCCAGCGTCGAAGAACTCGATTATATGAATCCACCACTCAGCGACGACTCGATTCGTCGCCACCTCAACACCCTCACGGATGTCGATGTTGTCCGCGTCCGCGAGTTCAAACCGGGGAGCCGTATCCGAGGTTACCCCTACCAGTTCTTCGAGCTCACTCCCGAAGCACGCGACCTGTTCGATCGCAATGGCCTCTTCCCGGAGGACGCCTGGAAACGACAGTACGCCGCTGTCGAAAAGACAAGCCGAATCAAAGAGCTAGAGTCGATGCCGCGCCCTGATATTTGA
- a CDS encoding ATP-binding protein produces MADDTDLPVPLEHARTYIRVRPADESLNAETVSTHVRRLHQLPQKSKPIGFSLVNRSSPPTIECLLISEGDAETSLTYLFGVDNPDATDALERVLRGLFPDSYELTRTTRTADELSARWAESADDSDDASECIAAVEYEGCVERPGDWQTRLTPFSEFETSESNQSQAHTRIPLAAIIETMAASDCLIVYQTLLRAKPDWTVTADVRRKALETSQDTIGGKLSAAVFGPPDETLPIPQSDETRLDELAARDTHRSFDVNARIYTLADDDRDENDATATAHELASAFAAISRTSYELTGRVSSGQHASNVLTEIRERTFYPPTYTQFRNRFPWRRPRSKGIVADATEVANFFAVDGKALTAAGMRVVAPTPGERTPLAQPPSELLARYRGPGLLLGTPLTQDGTPATEPLTLPPSLQSLHIGWFGKTGAGKTTSGTNAILHNHTATTGADIIVEPKGDGMAIDYMAAHFARFGTLDNVIYFNCAEVLPAFSFFDIRDELNAGVSRTTAVEDTVDHYIEILTQIMGTDRFEQAVRSPDIIRYLTKAMFDPVSGSDAFSHRDLHTAVRQMHERQSAPTVSDSDLERMLAGVVANRARSFDEIMQGVANRVEKIPLDQRLARIFNHVAADGEPQFDLADHLDENVVIIFDTGDLRSEAQRVLTLVILSNLWTALRRRTKRTDTGSVGSSQPLVNVYIEEAASVAVSDLLKQLLAQSRGFGCSMTLSMQFPAQLRSHGEDVYDELLNNISTFITGNVPADRRLAERLATDDMNAQAVGNRLRALRRGQWLLRLPAGFNHPEPRPFLVKSAPLPPGDSAGDQPFTEAQQQQFDEALARCGDRAMIDYGLTMSLPNTVVGEDEDDEAEDESVEIRAQRRVDSALPYTKRMPPTVRYSTSRRALCCTKCENRYDPSIEGMQRAISCCSAVDDVDRDDIPICELNLKLTPDERTVSAYSDTELMFLQAVYNAQQLRYNPLEYDLLYDSMLRLQEYVGIESEAVQNLIDDGLLRHDTDHPHRLYSVTPAGRSEIGESYRQGVDYGHGAGDLEESSQHVFAIEVARQYLIEAYADNPDSRVVEVIPYYDIDDQRRLDIAGLDADGEIVVAVEAERVNHDVRRATPEDFDKIADCGVEDAIWVVMTQSAGHTVLQALNDSLDGEPRVEKTYANTTPPQQFRIDTPGMTAMYPAEWLRDRTVEY; encoded by the coding sequence ATGGCTGATGACACCGACCTTCCCGTACCGCTCGAGCATGCACGAACCTATATTCGCGTTCGACCAGCAGACGAATCGCTAAACGCAGAGACCGTCTCGACACACGTACGCCGTCTCCACCAACTCCCACAAAAGAGCAAGCCAATAGGGTTCAGCCTCGTCAATCGCTCCTCTCCACCAACAATCGAGTGTTTGCTCATCTCCGAAGGAGACGCTGAGACGAGTCTCACGTATCTGTTCGGCGTCGACAATCCCGACGCAACCGACGCACTCGAACGCGTCCTCAGAGGGCTATTTCCTGACTCGTATGAACTCACACGAACGACCCGAACTGCCGATGAACTCAGCGCACGCTGGGCCGAGTCAGCGGACGACTCAGACGATGCGTCCGAGTGCATCGCTGCTGTCGAGTACGAGGGTTGTGTCGAACGACCTGGAGATTGGCAAACGCGACTGACGCCCTTCAGCGAGTTCGAAACCAGCGAGAGCAACCAGAGCCAGGCGCATACGAGAATCCCGCTTGCAGCCATCATCGAGACGATGGCGGCGAGTGACTGTCTGATAGTCTATCAGACGCTACTCCGGGCGAAACCGGATTGGACTGTCACAGCCGATGTCCGACGAAAAGCACTCGAAACGAGTCAGGACACGATCGGTGGTAAATTGTCGGCTGCGGTGTTCGGCCCGCCAGACGAGACACTTCCGATTCCACAGAGTGACGAAACCAGACTAGACGAACTCGCGGCCCGCGACACACACCGATCATTCGATGTGAACGCTCGTATCTATACCCTCGCAGATGACGACCGCGACGAGAACGATGCCACAGCAACGGCGCACGAACTCGCCTCGGCGTTTGCGGCCATTAGTCGGACATCGTACGAACTCACAGGGCGTGTCTCGAGCGGACAGCACGCGAGCAACGTGCTGACAGAAATCCGTGAACGCACCTTTTACCCACCGACATACACACAATTCAGGAATCGGTTCCCGTGGCGCAGACCACGCAGTAAGGGAATCGTCGCCGATGCAACCGAGGTAGCGAACTTCTTTGCGGTCGATGGCAAGGCGCTCACAGCGGCTGGTATGCGTGTCGTTGCGCCGACGCCTGGTGAGCGCACGCCGCTCGCACAGCCACCATCGGAACTGTTGGCGCGGTATCGCGGGCCAGGGTTGCTCCTCGGAACGCCACTCACACAGGACGGGACGCCAGCGACCGAGCCGCTCACTCTTCCACCGAGTCTGCAGTCGCTACACATCGGCTGGTTCGGCAAAACTGGCGCAGGCAAGACGACGAGTGGGACCAATGCCATACTGCACAATCACACCGCCACTACAGGCGCTGACATCATCGTCGAACCGAAAGGCGACGGTATGGCGATCGATTACATGGCAGCACATTTCGCGAGATTTGGCACACTCGACAACGTCATCTACTTCAATTGCGCCGAAGTGCTCCCAGCCTTCTCGTTTTTCGATATCCGCGATGAACTCAACGCCGGTGTCTCACGAACCACAGCTGTCGAGGACACGGTCGACCATTACATCGAAATCCTCACACAGATCATGGGCACAGACCGCTTCGAGCAGGCCGTTCGCTCACCGGATATCATCCGCTATCTAACGAAAGCGATGTTCGACCCGGTAAGCGGTTCTGACGCGTTTTCGCACCGCGATCTTCATACGGCAGTTCGGCAGATGCACGAGCGACAGAGTGCTCCCACGGTTTCGGATTCCGATCTCGAACGGATGCTCGCAGGCGTCGTTGCGAATCGAGCACGGTCGTTCGACGAAATCATGCAGGGCGTTGCCAACCGAGTCGAGAAAATCCCGCTCGACCAGCGTCTTGCACGCATCTTCAATCACGTTGCCGCGGATGGCGAGCCACAGTTCGACCTCGCAGACCATCTCGACGAAAACGTCGTCATCATCTTCGATACGGGTGATCTCCGTAGTGAAGCCCAACGCGTCCTCACACTCGTCATACTCTCGAATCTATGGACTGCGCTTCGTCGGCGCACAAAACGTACAGATACTGGTAGCGTTGGGAGCTCACAACCGCTCGTCAACGTCTATATTGAAGAGGCGGCGAGCGTCGCCGTCTCAGACCTGCTCAAGCAGTTACTCGCCCAATCACGCGGTTTTGGATGCTCAATGACGTTATCAATGCAGTTTCCTGCCCAACTTCGCAGCCATGGCGAGGATGTATACGACGAGCTATTGAACAATATCTCGACGTTCATCACAGGCAACGTCCCCGCAGACCGGCGTCTCGCCGAACGGCTCGCTACCGACGACATGAACGCACAGGCTGTCGGCAATCGGTTACGAGCGCTTCGACGTGGGCAATGGCTCCTCCGCCTTCCGGCTGGCTTCAATCATCCGGAGCCTCGCCCGTTTCTCGTTAAATCAGCCCCGTTGCCACCGGGAGATTCCGCAGGCGATCAGCCGTTTACAGAAGCCCAACAGCAACAATTCGACGAAGCGCTCGCAAGATGTGGTGATCGGGCGATGATCGACTACGGACTGACGATGAGCCTGCCGAATACGGTGGTCGGAGAAGACGAAGACGACGAAGCGGAGGACGAATCCGTTGAGATACGAGCCCAGCGTCGGGTCGATTCAGCGCTTCCCTACACGAAGCGGATGCCACCGACGGTCCGTTACAGTACGTCGCGTCGTGCACTCTGCTGTACGAAGTGCGAAAACCGATACGATCCGAGTATCGAGGGTATGCAACGCGCTATTTCGTGTTGTTCTGCGGTAGATGACGTCGACCGTGACGATATTCCGATCTGTGAGTTGAATCTCAAGCTCACCCCCGATGAGCGAACGGTCTCTGCATATTCGGATACCGAGCTCATGTTTCTACAGGCCGTCTACAACGCCCAACAGCTCCGATACAACCCACTCGAATACGACCTGCTGTACGATTCGATGCTCCGCTTGCAGGAGTACGTCGGTATCGAATCGGAAGCCGTTCAAAATCTCATCGACGATGGCCTGTTGCGTCACGATACTGACCACCCGCATCGGTTGTACTCAGTAACGCCTGCGGGCCGTTCAGAAATCGGAGAAAGCTACCGTCAAGGTGTCGACTACGGCCATGGTGCAGGCGATCTCGAAGAATCAAGCCAACACGTCTTTGCCATCGAGGTGGCCCGACAGTACCTCATCGAAGCCTATGCTGACAATCCTGATTCGAGGGTTGTTGAGGTAATTCCGTACTACGATATCGACGACCAACGTCGTCTCGATATCGCGGGTCTCGACGCAGATGGTGAGATCGTCGTGGCTGTCGAAGCCGAGCGCGTGAATCACGACGTTCGTCGGGCGACCCCCGAGGATTTCGACAAAATCGCTGACTGCGGCGTCGAAGACGCGATTTGGGTGGTTATGACGCAGTCTGCGGGCCATACGGTACTGCAGGCGCTCAATGACTCGCTTGACGGGGAGCCCCGTGTCGAAAAGACATATGCGAACACCACGCCTCCGCAGCAATTTCGTATCGATACACCCGGAATGACGGCGATGTATCCCGCTGAATGGCTCCGTGATCGAACAGTAGAGTACTGA
- a CDS encoding CopG family transcriptional regulator → MGTKRVNFRLPEELITHADIAAEITHKNRTELLVEALRQYLEEIESEEKFREAVVDLYLDDQIEFGILVDIIGRQDAEAVRASKEVLDRGEELADKLADL, encoded by the coding sequence ATGGGTACAAAACGCGTCAACTTCCGACTTCCGGAAGAGTTGATTACACACGCAGATATCGCAGCCGAAATCACGCACAAGAATCGAACTGAACTGCTCGTCGAGGCACTTCGACAGTACCTCGAAGAGATAGAATCTGAAGAGAAGTTCCGCGAAGCGGTCGTCGACCTCTATCTTGACGATCAAATCGAATTTGGGATCCTCGTCGATATCATCGGGCGACAAGACGCCGAAGCAGTCCGTGCATCAAAAGAGGTCTTAGATCGCGGTGAAGAGCTTGCAGACAAACTTGCTGACCTCTGA
- a CDS encoding ATP-binding protein has protein sequence MEFVDRNAELGRLTALYDSDQAELAVIFGRRRLGKTALVRESLTDYEGVVLFQAKQKTKELQIREFIETAEESFPGISRIRKDWDSLIGYLADQDAIVVLDEFPYLIEEESSLPSVIQELYDYGVDQSALTLVLVGSSISMMEDAALLGNSPLYGRCSEKLDITELPFKAAMSLYPDTYNPSEQILLWAVFGGIPYYIEEAATYNTLSNAIEQTLLSSHSSLHNDPDYVLRMELSEPTRYFSILEAIAGGNTFLNEIAQASGVNSDQISRYIDRLKRLRLVEREVPVTERPEKSRRGQYRIVDSMFEFWFRFLYGTPTQYDQLMPGAYDTVVEPEMNDFASETFETLAQHALRKLYPSQTITRTGRWWYQNHEIDVVGITNSDVLLIGECKFQNSPVGYDVLSKLENHESALRWKPEQGGERSCEYAVFSKSGFKNSLKEVAVERDDVSLFTAADVVNALTESQGESPAL, from the coding sequence ATGGAATTCGTCGACCGGAACGCAGAGCTTGGACGGCTTACTGCGCTTTACGACTCTGATCAAGCAGAGTTAGCTGTGATCTTTGGCCGCCGCCGATTAGGAAAGACGGCCCTCGTGCGTGAGTCTCTTACTGACTACGAGGGCGTCGTTCTATTTCAAGCAAAACAAAAGACGAAGGAACTTCAGATCCGAGAGTTCATCGAAACAGCCGAAGAGTCCTTTCCCGGGATCTCACGTATCCGAAAAGACTGGGATTCACTAATTGGGTATCTCGCAGACCAAGACGCGATTGTGGTGCTAGACGAGTTCCCATATCTTATCGAAGAAGAGTCCAGTCTCCCATCAGTTATTCAAGAATTGTACGACTATGGTGTGGACCAGTCTGCACTAACTCTCGTGTTAGTCGGGTCCTCGATCAGTATGATGGAAGACGCAGCGCTCCTCGGGAACAGCCCGCTGTATGGTCGATGCTCTGAGAAACTCGACATCACCGAGCTGCCGTTCAAAGCAGCGATGAGCCTCTATCCCGATACATACAATCCCAGCGAACAAATTCTGCTTTGGGCTGTATTCGGGGGCATCCCCTACTACATCGAAGAAGCAGCCACCTACAACACCCTCAGTAATGCAATCGAACAAACACTCCTCTCATCGCATTCGTCTCTTCACAACGACCCCGACTACGTACTCCGGATGGAGCTCTCTGAGCCGACACGATATTTCTCTATTCTAGAAGCAATCGCCGGCGGAAACACTTTCCTCAACGAAATCGCACAGGCAAGCGGAGTCAACTCAGATCAAATTTCTCGATATATCGACCGACTCAAACGACTTCGTCTCGTCGAACGAGAAGTTCCAGTCACAGAGCGACCTGAAAAGTCCCGGAGAGGCCAATACCGTATCGTAGATTCGATGTTCGAGTTTTGGTTCCGGTTCCTCTATGGGACGCCCACTCAGTACGACCAACTCATGCCAGGTGCATATGACACAGTTGTGGAACCCGAGATGAACGATTTCGCTAGCGAGACATTCGAGACGCTTGCGCAACACGCCCTTCGGAAACTCTACCCCTCTCAGACCATCACTCGAACCGGACGGTGGTGGTATCAAAACCATGAAATCGACGTCGTCGGAATTACTAACAGCGATGTGTTGCTCATCGGAGAGTGCAAGTTCCAGAATTCGCCTGTTGGGTATGATGTACTGAGTAAACTCGAGAACCATGAATCGGCACTTCGCTGGAAGCCAGAACAAGGTGGAGAGCGCAGCTGTGAGTACGCTGTATTCTCTAAAAGTGGATTCAAGAACTCTCTGAAAGAGGTCGCCGTCGAACGTGATGACGTTTCGCTCTTTACTGCTGCAGATGTCGTAAACGCCCTTACGGAGAGTCAAGGAGAAAGCCCCGCCCTATAG
- a CDS encoding DNA-binding protein — protein sequence MASTNALGNEVAGQRGEQSENADVILDEDGFEVIDEVAERERNLRATVEMEIQAKIDIDHYETRRRGLTLEQEERIEAREWELGRTRVRFDRQQESDREARTRRVAEQGSVERRREFGKRAASVDPWADPDVVDAREQLSCEKLATVNQEAVRVAAKLSGWSQAAVSRRVAERVVDGTDVLSAVIRVFEEFQSDPGRVVPIAALEEVRSHEVSISGTITQLWEPRSRAIQQVGLIEDESGRTKFTVWEKSEMPMLGEDDRVVLHNVARNWYQGRCSVALTGWSSISFPERERWWAK from the coding sequence ATGGCAAGTACGAACGCACTCGGTAATGAAGTTGCGGGACAGCGCGGTGAACAATCTGAGAACGCGGATGTCATTCTCGACGAGGATGGATTCGAGGTAATCGACGAGGTTGCAGAACGCGAGCGAAACCTCAGGGCGACAGTAGAGATGGAGATTCAAGCGAAAATCGATATCGACCACTACGAGACGCGACGGCGTGGGTTAACCCTTGAGCAGGAAGAGCGGATTGAAGCGAGAGAGTGGGAACTCGGACGGACGAGAGTGCGGTTCGACAGACAGCAGGAGTCGGACCGAGAAGCACGGACGCGACGAGTGGCAGAGCAGGGAAGCGTCGAACGGCGGCGTGAATTCGGAAAGCGGGCGGCGAGCGTGGACCCGTGGGCGGACCCGGATGTGGTCGATGCGCGTGAGCAACTGTCGTGCGAGAAGTTGGCGACAGTAAACCAGGAAGCGGTACGGGTAGCAGCGAAGCTTTCGGGGTGGTCGCAGGCGGCGGTCAGTCGACGAGTGGCCGAGCGCGTCGTTGACGGCACGGATGTCCTCAGTGCAGTCATCAGGGTATTCGAGGAGTTCCAGAGTGACCCTGGTCGAGTGGTTCCAATCGCAGCGCTCGAAGAGGTGCGAAGTCACGAGGTGAGCATCTCGGGGACGATAACCCAGTTATGGGAGCCACGAAGCCGTGCGATCCAACAAGTCGGACTCATCGAAGACGAGAGCGGACGAACGAAGTTCACGGTCTGGGAGAAATCGGAGATGCCGATGCTGGGTGAAGACGACCGAGTGGTGTTGCACAACGTGGCGCGAAATTGGTATCAGGGTCGGTGCTCGGTTGCACTAACGGGCTGGTCGTCGATTTCGTTCCCCGAACGTGAGCGATGGTGGGCTAAGTAG
- a CDS encoding saccharopine dehydrogenase family protein, with translation MSGNLLVYGSYGYIGALVARTAVDRGLSPVLAGRRAERVEEQALELGVDYRVFTLDHPDIVRRHVAAFDAVLNCAGPFSQTAEPLRRACLDEGTDYLDLAGEVDVLEATAELDRDAEQAEISLLPGVGFDIVPTDCLAAHLESRLPSATSLTLALDGLGTFSPGTLKSILEELPQSGVVRESGELRTVPAAWRTRRFDFGGGAKTGVTVPWGDVSAAYYTTGIENIEVYATVPEFAVGAMRRTRPLVSVLATKPAQRVLKGVVDAVVTGPTAQERAQSVNHVLGAVEDDEGNRAAARLKTPDTYDFAAQSAVESARRVLDDEVSAGFQTPASAFGSEFVLSFDGVEREDVDDLDTVVPVA, from the coding sequence GTGTCAGGAAACCTTCTCGTATACGGCTCGTACGGCTACATCGGTGCGTTGGTCGCTCGGACCGCCGTCGACAGGGGACTCTCGCCGGTGCTGGCCGGGCGTCGCGCCGAGCGCGTCGAAGAGCAGGCGCTGGAACTCGGCGTCGACTACCGCGTCTTCACACTCGACCACCCGGACATCGTTCGCCGTCACGTCGCCGCTTTCGACGCGGTGTTGAACTGCGCGGGGCCGTTCTCACAGACGGCGGAACCACTCCGGAGGGCCTGTCTCGACGAGGGAACGGATTACCTCGACCTCGCGGGCGAGGTCGACGTGCTCGAAGCGACGGCCGAACTGGACCGCGACGCCGAGCAGGCCGAGATTTCGCTCCTGCCGGGCGTGGGGTTCGACATCGTGCCGACCGACTGTCTGGCCGCGCATCTCGAATCGAGGCTCCCATCGGCGACGTCGCTGACGCTCGCGTTGGACGGCCTCGGCACCTTCTCGCCGGGGACGCTGAAATCGATACTCGAAGAGCTCCCCCAGTCAGGCGTCGTCCGCGAGAGCGGCGAACTGCGGACCGTCCCGGCGGCGTGGCGGACGCGCCGGTTCGACTTCGGCGGCGGCGCGAAGACGGGCGTGACGGTGCCGTGGGGCGACGTCTCGGCGGCGTACTACACCACAGGCATCGAGAACATCGAGGTGTACGCGACGGTTCCGGAGTTCGCCGTCGGCGCGATGCGTCGCACGCGGCCGCTCGTCTCGGTGCTGGCGACGAAACCCGCCCAGCGAGTACTGAAGGGAGTCGTCGACGCCGTCGTCACCGGACCGACCGCACAGGAACGCGCTCAGAGCGTGAACCACGTACTCGGAGCGGTCGAGGACGACGAAGGGAACAGAGCGGCGGCACGACTCAAGACGCCCGATACGTACGACTTCGCGGCCCAATCCGCGGTGGAGTCCGCGCGTCGTGTGCTCGACGACGAGGTCTCAGCGGGCTTTCAGACGCCCGCCTCCGCGTTCGGGTCCGAGTTCGTGCTCTCGTTCGACGGCGTCGAACGCGAGGACGTCGACGACCTCGACACCGTGGTTCCGGTAGCGTAG
- a CDS encoding HNH endonuclease signature motif containing protein, which produces MQGGDGETRAGIEAGGIEGDDERCTVCGATDRLRVHHIDGSRQNTRAENLVRMCTDCHRNVDTESNGTETWHDHDVALPDEMSRVVGREFVRLVCECRRDLGWRPDRTRHYYPLVVADGIFAATRMDAKSFESRLVELGLR; this is translated from the coding sequence ATGCAGGGAGGGGATGGAGAGACGAGAGCGGGGATCGAAGCGGGAGGAATCGAGGGAGACGACGAACGGTGTACCGTGTGCGGCGCGACCGACCGACTCCGCGTCCACCACATCGACGGGTCTCGACAGAACACCCGGGCGGAGAACCTCGTCCGGATGTGTACAGACTGCCACCGGAACGTCGACACCGAGTCGAACGGGACGGAGACGTGGCACGACCACGACGTTGCGCTCCCGGACGAGATGTCGCGCGTCGTCGGCCGGGAGTTCGTCCGCCTCGTCTGCGAGTGCAGACGCGACCTCGGGTGGAGACCGGACAGAACCCGTCACTACTACCCTCTCGTCGTCGCCGACGGCATCTTCGCAGCCACGCGGATGGACGCCAAATCCTTCGAGTCGCGACTCGTCGAACTCGGACTGCGGTAG
- a CDS encoding universal stress protein: MAVHSAFANESTVVRERSPDAASTSTSTGREAGVFEHILVAVDPEMDERVSDVALSLAADHGAEVDALSVVPMNASVDHWDMVVERREESAEAALDALGAAADELDVSVAKQLRYGTPAEEIQRYAEYHDVDLVVLGEPTRTGLRRFFSPKSVTELVRRSTSVPVLTV, from the coding sequence ATGGCAGTACATTCGGCGTTCGCGAACGAGTCGACCGTCGTCCGGGAGCGTTCTCCCGACGCGGCGTCGACGAGCACCAGCACCGGTCGCGAAGCGGGCGTCTTCGAGCACATTCTCGTCGCGGTCGACCCCGAGATGGACGAGCGAGTGAGCGACGTCGCGCTCTCTTTGGCCGCCGACCACGGCGCCGAGGTCGACGCGCTGTCGGTCGTGCCGATGAACGCGTCGGTCGACCACTGGGATATGGTCGTCGAGCGGCGCGAGGAGAGCGCGGAAGCGGCGCTAGACGCGCTCGGAGCCGCTGCCGACGAACTCGACGTTTCGGTCGCAAAGCAACTTCGATACGGTACCCCCGCCGAAGAGATCCAACGGTACGCCGAGTATCACGACGTCGACCTCGTCGTTCTGGGCGAACCCACCCGAACCGGACTCCGTCGGTTCTTCTCGCCGAAGAGTGTCACCGAACTCGTTCGTCGGTCGACGTCGGTGCCGGTACTGACAGTTTGA
- a CDS encoding helix-turn-helix transcriptional regulator, translated as MTDPFEEIVFLARSKNRIRVLEALAGGPHTRRELESTVGASQPTLARILRDFEDRYWVEREGTQYRTTASGAFVAASFTDLLSNVKTEVRLRDVVRWLPMAHLDVAFERFDDARITRPTQTTPSGPLKRALELSARADRQLVVSYVLNHEMLETIYDATVDGSQSLRGVLSRGAVETLREDPASWRRFRELLAAENADLRLADGPVPFAVGVADETVYFFLRDESGLLRALLESTDDDVREWAVRTVEEYWNRGVDVDRSSFES; from the coding sequence ATGACGGATCCGTTCGAGGAGATCGTGTTCCTCGCGCGCTCGAAGAATCGGATTCGCGTGCTGGAGGCGCTCGCGGGTGGTCCGCACACCCGACGGGAGTTAGAGTCGACAGTCGGCGCGTCACAGCCCACGCTGGCGCGGATTCTGCGCGATTTCGAGGACCGCTACTGGGTCGAGCGGGAAGGAACGCAGTACAGGACGACGGCGTCAGGCGCGTTCGTCGCCGCGAGTTTCACCGACCTCCTGTCGAACGTGAAGACGGAGGTCCGCCTCCGGGATGTGGTCCGATGGCTCCCGATGGCCCACCTCGACGTCGCCTTCGAGCGGTTCGACGACGCGCGCATCACTCGTCCGACCCAGACCACACCGAGCGGGCCGCTGAAGCGAGCGCTGGAGCTATCGGCTCGCGCCGACCGCCAACTCGTCGTCTCGTACGTGCTGAACCACGAGATGCTCGAAACGATCTACGACGCGACGGTCGACGGCAGTCAGTCGCTCCGCGGCGTCCTGTCGCGCGGGGCGGTCGAGACGCTCCGCGAGGACCCCGCTTCGTGGCGGCGGTTCCGCGAGTTGCTGGCCGCCGAGAACGCCGACCTCCGCCTCGCCGACGGGCCAGTTCCGTTCGCCGTCGGCGTCGCCGACGAGACGGTCTACTTCTTCCTCCGTGACGAGAGCGGACTGTTGCGAGCGCTACTGGAGTCGACCGACGACGACGTTCGCGAGTGGGCCGTCCGGACGGTCGAGGAGTACTGGAACCGCGGCGTCGACGTCGACCGCTCCTCGTTCGAGTCGTAG